The following coding sequences are from one Dehalococcoidia bacterium window:
- a CDS encoding flippase-like domain-containing protein, with protein MKYLIGIGISIALLLVFVFTVDVRRMLEALSGANYWFTIPAVGMYLLSVYFRSMRWTVMLRHLKPVSTMRLYPVVTIGYMVNNLLPMRVGELVRSYYVGEREGINKASALVTVLVERIFDALTLLFFVAVVALFFPVTGLVQSFGERFGVPEIVLILGFTLPFVTAFGALVLLALYPARAQAFALFVARPLPDRLRSLAESLTGMLLQGLEPLRDPRKLAVLFVLSIPIWLTEAAVFWIMAFPFGIQETHSNLWEMAANMVLVTSITNIGASVPAAPGGLGLFEIIARETLVLSPLSNVARPAAAGFAVVVHAVILLPMIILGQVFLWTAHVSLRRLSREGQRRDDQPAERTDRGR; from the coding sequence ATGAAGTACCTAATCGGCATAGGAATCAGCATCGCCCTGTTATTGGTGTTTGTATTTACCGTCGATGTTCGGCGTATGCTGGAGGCCTTGAGCGGCGCAAACTACTGGTTCACGATACCTGCCGTAGGGATGTACCTGCTGTCAGTCTACTTCCGCTCGATGCGCTGGACTGTGATGCTGCGGCACCTCAAGCCCGTAAGCACGATGAGGCTTTATCCGGTGGTGACCATTGGGTACATGGTGAACAACCTGCTTCCGATGCGTGTAGGAGAGCTCGTCCGCAGCTACTACGTCGGAGAGCGCGAGGGCATCAACAAGGCCTCAGCACTCGTGACCGTTCTGGTTGAGCGCATCTTCGACGCCCTGACGCTCCTGTTCTTCGTCGCGGTCGTCGCCCTGTTCTTCCCGGTTACCGGACTCGTCCAGTCCTTCGGAGAGCGCTTCGGAGTCCCGGAGATTGTTCTCATTCTCGGATTCACCCTCCCGTTCGTAACTGCCTTCGGAGCGCTGGTACTGCTGGCGCTCTACCCGGCACGCGCCCAGGCCTTCGCCCTGTTTGTCGCCCGGCCCTTGCCAGACCGGCTGAGATCGCTGGCGGAATCGCTTACAGGTATGCTGCTGCAGGGACTGGAGCCCCTGCGCGATCCTCGCAAGCTCGCGGTGCTATTCGTGCTGTCCATACCGATCTGGCTGACCGAGGCTGCCGTATTCTGGATAATGGCCTTCCCGTTCGGAATCCAGGAGACTCACTCCAACCTCTGGGAAATGGCTGCCAACATGGTCCTGGTTACTTCGATAACCAACATCGGCGCCTCCGTGCCCGCTGCCCCTGGCGGACTTGGACTCTTCGAGATCATCGCGCGCGAGACACTCGTACTGAGTCCGCTGTCCAACGTCGCGAGGCCTGCCGCCGCCGGATTCGCCGTCGTAGTCCACGCCGTTATACTGCTCCCGATGATCATTCTCGGCCAGGTCTTCCTGTGGACGGCCCACGTCTCCCTGAGACGCCTCTCCCGCGAGGGCCAACGCCGTGATGACCAACCCGCGGAACGGACTGACAGAGGTAGATAG
- a CDS encoding TIGR03663 family protein, whose product MADIAIATPEESPAPDVRGVRRLLNMSSFKLVDIRWWEAVGYAALILVGFGMRLWELGARAMHHDESLHALYSWNLFNGSEYIHNPMMHGPFQFEANAALFLVFGDSDVTARLLYAIMGTVLIAMPLLFRERLGRVGALTVSLLLFASPAILYFSRFARNDILMAVWTFGLVMCMWKYLDEARNRYLYIAAGLLALAFATKESAYLVVGTLGLWCLLLAARPYISTALRPVEVQGVSPPVAIWRVLRPLWNSDRYQKIDLADLSRPAAFVVFLIAVTLPLWSAFSAILQDTFLFSWTGLVIAAPEGSARIGDPIGGGNVIAFLIVVGIFALSAYIGYRWNWSVWWRCALVFYTIWTLLYTTFLTNFYGGIKSGIWQALGYWIVQQGEGRGGQPWYYYFVTTSVYEFLPFFVGIVGMIYFLRSRNTFSAFLVYWPVTTFLLYTIASEKMPWLLVNIALPFIVLTGMFLSDVAKRIEWRKVIEHSGYLLIPGVPLFIVLLWNLAFYNPTGNTLMDVGIQVLLAVMAVGMVAMAVFMSRAMGKVNVASISLLMVAAILLVLSVRAGAIASYRNGDVPVEMIVYTQTSPDVKRLLDSIRETEQEGTVEVAIDGTSGFSWPWAWYFRDTTSVRFPTYNSDSFESAPSEPVVVVHSNNRDSADEGLADLYGRAERVRHRWWFPEYIYRELTPSRFVGALFDRSSWRRAMDYWLNREGIRDRLGSEDSYLYFKADVPLDYRASP is encoded by the coding sequence ATGGCCGACATAGCAATTGCAACACCTGAAGAGTCGCCTGCCCCTGACGTGAGGGGTGTCCGTCGGCTGCTCAATATGTCCAGCTTTAAGCTGGTAGACATCCGATGGTGGGAGGCCGTCGGCTACGCCGCGCTCATTCTGGTCGGATTCGGAATGCGACTGTGGGAGCTTGGCGCGCGCGCCATGCACCACGACGAGAGTCTCCACGCTCTGTACTCCTGGAACCTGTTTAACGGCTCTGAGTACATCCACAACCCGATGATGCACGGGCCGTTCCAGTTCGAGGCGAACGCCGCCCTGTTCCTTGTCTTCGGCGACAGCGATGTCACCGCTCGCCTCCTGTACGCGATCATGGGCACCGTACTGATCGCAATGCCGCTCCTGTTCAGAGAGAGGCTGGGACGAGTCGGAGCCCTCACGGTCTCGCTTCTCCTCTTCGCATCGCCGGCGATCCTGTACTTCAGCCGCTTCGCCCGCAACGACATCCTCATGGCCGTGTGGACCTTCGGCCTGGTCATGTGCATGTGGAAATACCTGGACGAGGCTCGCAATCGCTACCTGTACATCGCCGCCGGCCTGCTCGCTCTCGCATTCGCCACAAAGGAGTCGGCCTACCTGGTGGTGGGCACTCTCGGACTCTGGTGTCTCCTGCTGGCGGCACGACCCTACATAAGTACCGCGCTTCGCCCGGTGGAGGTACAGGGAGTCTCTCCTCCAGTCGCGATATGGCGAGTGCTGCGCCCCCTCTGGAACTCGGACAGGTACCAGAAGATCGACCTTGCGGACCTGTCCCGTCCTGCGGCCTTTGTGGTCTTCTTGATAGCCGTTACGCTGCCCCTCTGGTCCGCGTTCAGCGCGATTCTTCAGGACACCTTCCTGTTCAGCTGGACCGGCCTCGTGATTGCTGCCCCCGAAGGCAGCGCTAGGATCGGCGACCCCATCGGCGGCGGTAACGTCATCGCCTTCCTGATCGTCGTCGGCATTTTCGCCCTCTCCGCCTACATCGGGTACCGGTGGAACTGGTCCGTGTGGTGGAGATGCGCGCTGGTCTTCTACACGATCTGGACGCTGCTCTACACCACGTTCCTCACCAACTTCTACGGCGGCATAAAGAGCGGCATCTGGCAGGCTCTGGGCTACTGGATCGTCCAGCAGGGCGAGGGTCGCGGCGGTCAGCCCTGGTACTACTACTTCGTCACGACCTCCGTGTACGAGTTCCTGCCCTTCTTCGTGGGCATAGTAGGTATGATCTACTTCCTTCGCAGCCGCAACACGTTCAGCGCATTCCTGGTCTACTGGCCTGTGACCACGTTCCTGCTCTATACGATCGCCAGCGAGAAGATGCCGTGGCTCCTGGTCAACATCGCTCTGCCTTTCATCGTGCTCACCGGCATGTTCCTGTCCGACGTTGCCAAACGCATAGAGTGGCGCAAGGTAATCGAGCACAGCGGATACCTGCTGATACCGGGCGTACCTCTGTTCATCGTCCTCCTGTGGAACCTCGCGTTCTACAACCCCACGGGCAACACACTCATGGACGTCGGAATCCAGGTCCTCCTCGCCGTGATGGCCGTAGGTATGGTCGCAATGGCTGTGTTCATGTCTCGCGCGATGGGCAAGGTGAACGTCGCCAGCATCTCGCTTCTGATGGTCGCTGCGATTCTGCTCGTGCTGTCGGTGAGGGCAGGCGCCATCGCCTCGTATCGCAACGGCGACGTCCCCGTCGAGATGATCGTCTACACACAGACCTCTCCTGACGTGAAGCGGCTGCTCGATTCCATCCGTGAGACGGAACAGGAGGGCACGGTCGAGGTCGCCATCGACGGCACGTCAGGGTTCTCATGGCCCTGGGCCTGGTACTTCCGCGACACCACGAGCGTGCGCTTCCCGACGTACAACTCGGACTCGTTCGAGTCTGCCCCCAGTGAACCTGTGGTCGTGGTGCACTCCAACAACCGGGACTCTGCCGACGAGGGACTGGCCGACCTCTACGGCAGGGCAGAGCGCGTCAGGCATCGCTGGTGGTTCCCCGAGTACATCTACCGTGAACTCACCCCATCCAGGTTCGTCGGAGCCCTCTTCGACAGGTCTTCCTGGCGCAGAGCGATGGACTACTGGCTGAACCGTGAGGGAATCCGCGATCGTCTTGGCAGCGAAGACTCCTACCTCTACTTCAAGGCCGACGTTCCCCTCGACTACAGGGCATCCCCGTAA